The Syntrophaceae bacterium genomic interval GCGGATGGCAAACGGTTTGTTCCCCCCGGCAACGTTATGCTCCGGAATGATAAAAGAAGCCCCCTCCTTGGGGAGGGGGCTTCCTGCCGGTTTTCGTTCCGGAATGGATCAGTAGTCCATGTCATCCATGCCCATGCCGCCCATGCCGCCCATGCCGGGGGGCATGCCGCCGCCGGGCATCTGGGGCATGCCGGCCCCCTTCTTCGCGGGCGCCTCCGCCACCATGGCCTCGGTGGTCAGCATCAGGGCCGATACGGAGGCGGCGTTCTGGAGAGCCAGGCGGGCGACCTTGGTGGGATCGATGATTCCTGCGCCGAACATGGCCACGTACTCGCCCGTGTCGGCGTTGAAGCCGTAGTCGCCCTTCTTTCCCTTGACCTTCTCCACCACGACGGAGCCTTCAAATCCGGCGTTCGCGGCAATCTGGCGGAGGGGTTCCTCGATGGCGCGCATGATGATCTTCACGCCGTACATTTCGTCATCGGGCACCTTTGCCTTTTCCAGGGCGGGCAGGCAGCGCAGGAACGCCACCCCGCCGCCGGGAACGACTCCCTCCTCGACGGCTGCGCGCGTGGCGTTCAGGGCGTCCTCAACGCGGGCTTTCTTTTCCTTCATCTCGATCTCCGTCGCCGCTCCGACCTTGATGAGGGCCACGCCGCCCACCAGTTTGGCAAGACGCTCCTGGAGCTTTTCGCGGTCGTAATCCGACGTGGTGACCTCCATCTGGCCCCGGATCATCTTCACGCGTTCCTGGATGGCCTTGCTGGTGCCGCCGCCGTCTACGAGAGTGGTGTTGTCCTTGTCGATCTCAATCTTCTTGCAGGTTCCCAGCTCTTTCAAGGTCACCGTTTCCAGCTTTACGCCGATATCGTCGGAAACCACCTGCCCGCCCGTGAGGATTGCGATATCCTCCAGCATGGCCTTGCGGCGGTCGCCGAATCCGGGGGCCTTGACGGCGGCAACCTTGAGAGTGCCGCGGATCTTGTTGACCACGAGCGTCGCCAGCGCCTCTCCCTCCAGGTCCTCGGCCAGGATGAGGAGCGGCCGGCCTGTCCGGGCGACGGCCTCCAGGATCGGAATCATGTCCTTCATGGTGCTGATCTTCTTTTCATTGATCAGGATGTA includes:
- the groL gene encoding chaperonin GroEL (60 kDa chaperone family; promotes refolding of misfolded polypeptides especially under stressful conditions; forms two stacked rings of heptamers to form a barrel-shaped 14mer; ends can be capped by GroES; misfolded proteins enter the barrel where they are refolded when GroES binds), producing the protein MAAKEIKYNVKARERIMKGVDTLANAVKVTLGPKGRNVLISKTWGAPTVTKDGVTVAREIELDNKFENMGAQMVKEVSTRTSDTAGDGTTTATILAQAIYREGSKLVAAGMNPMALKRGIDKGVQIVTEELKKISKTVKDKKEITQVGMISANNDITIGSIISDAMDKVGKEGVITVEDAKGMETTLDVVEGMQFDRGYISPYFVTDPEKMNIVLEDPYILINEKKISTMKDMIPILEAVARTGRPLLILAEDLEGEALATLVVNKIRGTLKVAAVKAPGFGDRRKAMLEDIAILTGGQVVSDDIGVKLETVTLKELGTCKKIEIDKDNTTLVDGGGTSKAIQERVKMIRGQMEVTTSDYDREKLQERLAKLVGGVALIKVGAATEIEMKEKKARVEDALNATRAAVEEGVVPGGGVAFLRCLPALEKAKVPDDEMYGVKIIMRAIEEPLRQIAANAGFEGSVVVEKVKGKKGDYGFNADTGEYVAMFGAGIIDPTKVARLALQNAASVSALMLTTEAMVAEAPAKKGAGMPQMPGGGMPPGMGGMGGMGMDDMDY